One Vibrio quintilis DNA segment encodes these proteins:
- a CDS encoding DEAD/DEAH box helicase has protein sequence MLRKWQAECVAQALEKYESGSNHFFCQATPGAGKSIMSATLAKTLLDKGMIDLILCFSPSVAVADGMRATFSIIINCPFNGSLGSIGQSLTYQSIQYLGDDFWRTIEKYRLLVVFDEIHHCSGDEPDRANIWGQQILARIQGVATYTLALSGTPWRSDKFPIVLAEYSDPEGKLFCDYQYGLAQAIADNVCRKPKLVLVDNEHLTISEGSEKKSFASILELLKQSKTSYQDVIHNIQAMEYVLGLGCQKLNEIRKESFNAGGLVVASSVKHAKQVQKILTDKFGQSATLVTYHHDDPQSEIKAYQTGTTQWIVSVGMISEGTDIPRLQVCCHISSVKTELYFRQVLGRILRVNDSPNQQAWLYTFAEQNLIEFAERIEHDIPETCLFAKIGKEECAPELQATNQCGEVESVPARTIKGYSQLDWGIQSKPSSPGRGADDIFDEIWLGRFRERVVSAFL, from the coding sequence ATGTTAAGGAAATGGCAAGCAGAATGTGTTGCTCAGGCGTTGGAAAAATACGAATCTGGTTCTAACCATTTCTTCTGTCAGGCGACACCAGGAGCCGGTAAAAGCATCATGTCAGCGACACTGGCTAAGACATTACTCGATAAGGGGATGATTGATCTCATTCTTTGTTTTTCACCTTCTGTTGCTGTAGCTGATGGCATGAGGGCTACGTTTTCGATAATCATCAATTGTCCATTCAACGGAAGTCTAGGCTCAATTGGTCAGTCACTTACTTATCAGTCTATCCAGTATTTAGGCGATGACTTTTGGCGAACCATTGAAAAATATCGGTTGCTTGTTGTATTTGATGAAATACATCATTGTTCTGGCGATGAACCAGACAGAGCCAACATTTGGGGACAACAGATATTAGCTCGTATCCAAGGTGTTGCTACCTATACGTTAGCTCTGTCGGGAACTCCCTGGCGTTCAGATAAATTTCCGATTGTTTTGGCTGAATATAGTGATCCGGAAGGCAAGCTATTTTGTGATTATCAGTATGGTTTAGCCCAAGCTATAGCTGACAATGTCTGCCGCAAGCCAAAATTAGTTTTGGTTGATAATGAACATTTGACGATTTCAGAAGGTTCTGAGAAAAAATCATTTGCTTCTATTCTTGAGCTCCTTAAGCAATCAAAGACGTCGTATCAGGATGTAATTCATAATATTCAAGCAATGGAGTATGTCCTCGGCTTAGGATGCCAGAAACTTAATGAAATCCGGAAAGAGTCTTTTAATGCAGGAGGTCTTGTTGTTGCGTCATCGGTGAAGCATGCAAAACAAGTACAAAAAATATTGACTGATAAATTTGGTCAGTCAGCAACATTAGTAACCTACCATCATGATGATCCTCAATCTGAAATTAAGGCTTATCAAACAGGAACGACCCAATGGATTGTGAGTGTCGGCATGATAAGCGAAGGTACTGATATTCCCCGTCTACAAGTGTGTTGTCATATCAGCTCTGTAAAAACAGAACTTTACTTTAGACAAGTGCTTGGCCGGATATTGCGAGTCAACGATAGTCCAAATCAGCAAGCCTGGCTTTATACGTTTGCAGAGCAAAATTTAATTGAATTTGCGGAGCGTATAGAGCATGACATTCCTGAAACCTGTCTCTTTGCCAAAATCGGTAAAGAAGAGTGCGCACCAGAGTTACAAGCAACAAATCAATGCGGTGAGGTTGAATCCGTGCCCGCAAGAACTATCAAAGGATATAGCCAGTTAGATTGGGGGATTCAATCCAAACCTTCCTCACCAGGTCGTGGGGCTGACGATATTTTTGATGAGATCTGGTTGGGACGATTTCGTGAACGTGTAGTTTCAGCATTTTTATAA